A single genomic interval of Helianthus annuus cultivar XRQ/B chromosome 6, HanXRQr2.0-SUNRISE, whole genome shotgun sequence harbors:
- the LOC110864738 gene encoding uncharacterized protein LOC110864738 gives MGRSKELPGGKGKKKAEALSARVSKRRKKPTVIEHSDPGDSDFDPMDEGNETNQRAQEGEEGNHELELVFEADGLPRWKKSERLSRFPEEWRAPLYKKKIAKSKQGRKKLFLCERKVNLEEFGRFGVTECFDRLGWREFLDFNYEGKQEVYMDEILEWMSTLEKKENGSPDKTELVGFVNGKKVVLSFAILRKYAKYDTRATNGDPYEFPSDDTLAVEEAKEEKWISMIKKLFDVPFDTDIPSWPLWKENLHVFPRLLHSFVIANVMPRTSDTDRVRLYEVMILYALITGSPKLSARHLIMYNIWESRERQAKKTIPHCRLLSKMLLKQGAIQMGVRGEKVPQNPIKMSTFCRNSLWTYELRRKMHRLKVDRTDQFLEAPRSDVEDEEEESEEEQVGGRKGRIQVMPEPVVTGFPPELHGSLYYKHLHEVMTQARPDEFFSWEKSTRLMYDRQTQGLEEDRVFRKAMMYQLENFRNQNWLHQENIRHDHDYARGWEYTERPMPRDWKDPEMFPYEVTQQMPRYPQSMPSEWVPPHPPAPPEQGSSSSSSTDPHGVVALIRDMYQCTFGPPYPPPPYDG, from the coding sequence ATGGGGAGATCAAAGGAACTGCCTGGTGGTAAAGGGAAGAAGAAAGCTGAAGCCTTGTCAGCTAGGGTGTCAAAACGGCGTAAGAAACCCACAGTTATCGAACATAGTGACCCCGGAGATTCTGATTTTGATCCCATGGATGAGGGAAATGAGACAAATCAAAGAGCTCAAGAAGGAGAAGAGGGTAATCATGAGCTAGAGTTGGTGTTTGAGGCAGATGGTTTGCCTAGATGGAAAAAGTCAGAAAGGTTGTCAAGGTTCCCTGAAGAGTGGCGGGCCCCGTTATATAAAAAGAAGATTGCAAAAAGTAAGCAAGGTCGAAAAAAATTGTTCTTATGTGAAAGGAAGGTTAATCTTGAGGAGTTTGGTAGGTTCGGTGTTACCGAGTGTTTTGATAGGTTGGGGTGGCGTGAGTTTCTAGATTTCAACTATGAAGGAAAGCAAGAGGTGTATATGGATGAAATTTTGGAATGGATGTCCACGTTGGAGAAAAAAGAAAATGGTTCGCCTGACAAAACAGAATTAGTAGGATTTGTGAACGGAAAAAAAGTGGTGCTATCTTTCGCTATACTTAGGAAATATGCAAAGTATGATACGAGGGCTACTAATGGTGACCCTTATGAATTCCCATCCGATGACACCTTGGCAGTCGAAGAGGCAAAAGAGGAGAAGTGGATATCAATGATAAAGAAGTTGTTTGATGTACCTTTCGACACTGATATCCCTTCGTGGCCATTGTGGAAAGAGAATTTGCATGTTTTCCCTAGGTTGTTGCACAGCTTTGTGATAGCCAACGTGATGCCGCGCACCAGTGACACGGACAGGGTGCGTTTGTATGAGGTGATGATTTTGTATGCTTTGATAACGGGTTCTCCCAAATTGTCGGCTCGACATTTAATTATGTACAACATTTGGGAGTCGAGGGAGAGGCAAGCTAAGAAAACAATCCCACATTGTAGATTGTTATCAAAGATGCTACTGAAGCAGGGGGCGATCCAAATGGGAGTGAGGGGAGAGAAAGTACCACAAAACCCAATTAAGATGAGTACATTTTGTCGGAATTCGTTGTGGACGTACGAGTTGAGAAGGAAGATGCACAGGTTAAAGGTTGATAGGACGGATCAGTTTCTTGAGGCCCCGAGATCGGATGTTGAAGATGAGGAGGAAGAGTCAGAAGAAGAGCAAGTTGGGGGACGAAAAGGTAGGATACAGGTTATGCCTGAACCTGTTGTGACAGGTTTCCCTCCCGAGTTACATGGGTCATTGTACTACAAACATCTTCATGAAGTGATGACTCAAGCTCGACCAGATGAGTTCTTTAGCTGGGAAAAAAGTACTCGATTGATGTATGATAGGCAAACCCAGGGGTTAGAAGAGGACCGCGTGTTTAGGAAGGCTATGATGTATCAATTAGAGAATTTCAGAAATCAAAACTGGCTACATCAAGAAAATATTAGGCATGACCATGATTATGCACGTGGATGGGAATACACAGAGAGGCCGATGCCCCGAGATTGGAAGGATCCTGAGATGTTCCCTTATGAGGTAACACAACAGATGCCTCGATACCCACAGTCTATGCCATCTGAGTGGGTGCCACCACACCCACCTGCGCCACCTGAGCAGGGATCCAGTTCGTCTAGCTCTACAGATCCACATGGGGTAGTGGCTCTTATTAGGGACATGTATCAGTGTACCTTTGGGCCGCCTTATCCCCCGCCTCCATATGATGGGTAG